A region of Beijerinckia sp. 28-YEA-48 DNA encodes the following proteins:
- a CDS encoding AMP-binding protein, which yields MRDFRAVMTHARTSASGLRAQLKGVTLEKIKTRDDLAAIPVLRKSSLIELQGDDPPFGGLSVTKAAGFERLFVSPGPIFEPQGTGKDWWGGARALFAAGVKKGDIVLNCFSYHLTPGGHMMESAARALGCAVIPAGPSNTEMVVAAVAHYRPRAYCGTPDYLKILLDKGTEMKRDMSSVQRGLVSGAALPPSLREELVKRGINVRQCYATADLGIVAFETSAGKGRIIEGMMVNEGIIVEIVKPGTGEPVAEGEVGEVVVTRLCRDYPLLRFATGDLSAFLSGKSPCGRTNMRIRGWLGRADQTTKIKGMFVHPSQIAEIGRRFPQLGRLRLVVQRSNEQDTMQLHAETDSDDAAEGIVSALAEVTKLRGTVKLVKRGQLPNDGKVIADERPAP from the coding sequence ATGCGTGATTTCCGCGCTGTCATGACCCATGCGCGGACCAGCGCGTCTGGCCTGCGGGCGCAGCTCAAGGGCGTCACGCTCGAAAAGATCAAGACCCGAGATGACCTCGCCGCCATTCCGGTGCTGCGCAAGTCGAGCCTCATTGAATTGCAGGGGGACGATCCGCCGTTCGGTGGTCTGTCGGTGACGAAGGCGGCGGGTTTCGAACGGCTTTTCGTATCGCCCGGGCCGATCTTCGAGCCCCAGGGCACTGGCAAGGATTGGTGGGGCGGCGCGCGGGCGCTTTTTGCCGCCGGCGTCAAGAAGGGCGACATCGTCCTCAACTGCTTCTCCTATCATCTCACCCCCGGCGGTCACATGATGGAGAGCGCCGCGCGGGCGCTCGGCTGCGCGGTCATTCCGGCCGGGCCCAGCAATACGGAAATGGTGGTGGCCGCTGTCGCGCATTATCGGCCACGTGCCTATTGCGGCACGCCGGACTATTTGAAAATCCTGCTCGACAAGGGCACCGAGATGAAGCGCGACATGTCGTCGGTTCAGCGCGGCCTCGTCTCAGGCGCGGCGCTGCCGCCCTCCTTGCGCGAAGAGCTGGTCAAGCGCGGCATCAATGTGCGCCAATGCTATGCCACCGCGGATCTCGGTATCGTCGCCTTCGAAACCAGCGCCGGCAAGGGCCGCATCATCGAAGGAATGATGGTCAACGAAGGGATCATCGTCGAAATCGTCAAGCCCGGCACGGGTGAGCCGGTCGCGGAAGGCGAAGTCGGCGAAGTGGTGGTGACACGCCTTTGCCGGGATTATCCGCTGTTGCGCTTTGCCACCGGCGATCTGTCCGCGTTTCTGTCTGGCAAGTCGCCTTGCGGGCGCACCAACATGCGCATCCGTGGCTGGCTCGGCCGCGCCGATCAGACGACCAAGATCAAGGGCATGTTCGTGCATCCCTCGCAGATCGCTGAAATCGGCCGTCGCTTTCCCCAGCTCGGCCGTCTGCGCCTGGTGGTCCAGCGCAGCAACGAGCAGGATACCATGCAGTTGCACGCCGAGACTGATAGCGACGACGCGGCGGAAGGGATCGTTTCCGCTTTGGCGGAAGTGACAAAGCTGCGCGGCACGGTCAAACTGGTGAAACGCGGCCAATTGCCGAACGACGGAAAGGTCATCGCCGACGAGCGGCCGGCGCCCTGA
- a CDS encoding alpha/beta hydrolase — translation MQRSVITLGTVEVEIHEEGSGKPILFLHGASGFNPGEPHVPLIAGSRRLLCPSHPGFGRSALPDWIDNVDDVAHLYLDLMDRLGFATVDIIGCSMGGWIAAEMLTKAPERFGKAVLVGPVGIKIGPEDKLDIPDIYVMPPTDLPKLIYHDPSKFPFDPTKLSDEELTIIVRNKESTALYVWEPYMHNPKLPHRLYRVACPTLFVRGSSDGLVSADYVQGYAKLIKGSKIVTLPDAGHVPHVEQPAAFAKTVLEFLS, via the coding sequence TTGCAACGCTCCGTCATCACGCTCGGAACTGTCGAGGTCGAGATTCACGAGGAGGGCTCCGGCAAGCCAATCTTGTTCCTGCACGGGGCAAGCGGCTTCAATCCGGGCGAGCCGCATGTGCCGCTGATCGCCGGGAGCCGGCGCCTGCTCTGCCCGTCCCATCCCGGCTTTGGCCGCTCGGCCCTGCCCGACTGGATCGACAATGTCGACGACGTCGCCCACCTCTATCTCGATCTGATGGATCGCCTCGGCTTCGCCACCGTCGACATCATCGGCTGTTCGATGGGGGGCTGGATCGCCGCCGAAATGCTGACCAAGGCGCCGGAGCGGTTCGGCAAGGCCGTGCTCGTCGGTCCCGTCGGCATCAAGATCGGGCCAGAGGACAAACTCGACATTCCCGACATCTATGTGATGCCGCCGACCGACCTGCCAAAGCTGATCTATCACGATCCGTCGAAATTCCCGTTCGATCCGACCAAGCTCTCCGACGAAGAACTGACGATCATCGTGCGCAACAAGGAAAGCACGGCGCTCTATGTCTGGGAGCCCTATATGCACAATCCCAAGCTGCCGCACCGGCTTTATCGCGTTGCCTGCCCGACGTTGTTCGTCCGCGGCAGCAGCGACGGCCTGGTCAGCGCCGATTACGTGCAGGGCTATGCCAAGCTCATCAAGGGCTCGAAAATCGTCACCCTCCCGGATGCCGGGCATGTGCCGCATGTCGAACAACCGGCGGCTTTCGCCAAGACCGTTCTCGAATTCCTGTCCTGA
- a CDS encoding branched-chain amino acid ABC transporter permease — MDILYSIFVDPFVQMGSAPDLLVQTLWEGFVGGILYALIALGFVLIFKASGVFNFAQGIMVVFAALTLVGLHEKGVPAFLALAITIGVMFVLAVAIERAVLRPLVNQPDIILFMATFGLTYLLIGLGEAIFGGNPKIMIAEQLYLPKGAIDLNILGGVVTLQKIDIAAAIIAIAMIAFLSLFFQYTRIGRALRAVADSHKAALSVGISLNQIWVIVWFIAGVVALITGIMWGARSDVSFALQVVALKALPVLILGGFTSIPGAIVGGLIIGIGEKIGEFYWGPLVGGATESWLAYCIALAFLMFRPQGLFGERIIERI, encoded by the coding sequence ATGGATATTCTCTACAGCATCTTTGTCGATCCCTTCGTGCAGATGGGCAGTGCGCCCGATCTGCTCGTCCAGACGCTGTGGGAAGGGTTTGTCGGCGGCATTCTCTATGCGCTGATCGCCCTCGGCTTCGTTCTTATCTTCAAGGCATCGGGTGTTTTCAATTTCGCCCAAGGCATCATGGTCGTCTTCGCGGCGCTGACCTTGGTCGGGCTGCATGAGAAGGGCGTGCCTGCCTTCCTGGCGCTGGCGATCACCATCGGCGTCATGTTTGTGCTTGCGGTTGCGATCGAGCGCGCCGTGTTACGGCCGCTGGTCAACCAGCCCGATATCATCCTTTTCATGGCGACCTTCGGCCTGACCTATCTGCTGATCGGCCTGGGCGAAGCGATTTTTGGCGGCAATCCCAAAATCATGATCGCCGAACAGCTCTATCTGCCGAAAGGCGCGATCGATCTGAACATTCTCGGCGGTGTCGTCACCTTGCAGAAGATCGACATCGCGGCTGCGATCATCGCCATCGCCATGATCGCCTTTCTGTCGCTCTTCTTTCAATATACCCGCATCGGTCGGGCGCTGCGCGCTGTGGCCGATAGCCATAAGGCGGCTTTGTCCGTCGGCATTTCCCTGAATCAGATCTGGGTCATCGTCTGGTTCATCGCCGGCGTGGTGGCATTGATCACCGGCATTATGTGGGGCGCGCGCTCCGACGTCTCCTTTGCCTTGCAGGTCGTCGCGCTGAAGGCCCTGCCGGTGCTGATCCTCGGCGGCTTCACATCGATCCCCGGCGCCATTGTCGGCGGCCTCATCATTGGGATCGGCGAAAAGATCGGCGAATTTTATTGGGGGCCCTTGGTCGGCGGCGCCACGGAAAGTTGGCTCGCCTACTGCATTGCGCTGGCCTTTCTCATGTTTCGGCCGCAGGGCCTGTTTGGCGAGCGCATTATCGAACGGATTTGA
- a CDS encoding branched-chain amino acid ABC transporter permease, whose product MFYREAGQFKKSYAADMAIFPILQDRIGLAVILAVAFVAIPVFGSNFLIQTVMIPFLVFALAAIGLNILTGYTGLISLGSGAFMGVGAYACYKLTTIFPGVNIVIWILASGFFAAAIGVVFGLPSLRIKGFYLTVATLAAQFFLQWSFVRIPWLYNYNASGAIEVPQRLLAGLPVTGANALPVTRYLVLLSIVVLLTWIASNLVHGRIGRSWMAVRDMDIAAELMGIRLLPAKLLSFAVSSFYCGVAGACMMFLWYGGGEANDAFNINQSFIILFMVIIGGLGSIIGSYFGAAFISILPTALKFGLPAMGIALSGPIAEHFNYIILGVLILFFLIVEPHGLARLWQIGKQKLRVWPFPY is encoded by the coding sequence ATGTTCTATCGCGAGGCGGGGCAATTCAAGAAGAGCTATGCCGCCGATATGGCGATCTTTCCGATCCTGCAGGATCGGATCGGTCTTGCCGTTATCCTGGCCGTGGCTTTTGTCGCCATTCCCGTCTTCGGCAGCAATTTCCTCATTCAGACGGTGATGATCCCGTTCCTGGTGTTCGCGCTGGCCGCCATCGGGCTCAATATTCTCACTGGCTATACCGGCCTCATCTCGCTCGGCTCCGGCGCTTTCATGGGGGTGGGCGCCTATGCCTGCTACAAGCTGACGACGATCTTTCCGGGGGTGAACATTGTCATCTGGATTCTGGCCTCTGGCTTCTTTGCGGCTGCCATCGGCGTCGTCTTCGGCCTGCCGTCGCTGCGCATCAAAGGCTTCTATCTGACGGTCGCGACATTGGCCGCGCAATTCTTCCTGCAATGGAGCTTCGTGCGCATTCCCTGGCTCTATAATTACAATGCCTCGGGCGCCATTGAGGTGCCGCAGCGTCTCCTCGCCGGGCTGCCGGTGACAGGCGCCAATGCGCTGCCGGTGACGCGCTATCTGGTGCTGTTGTCCATTGTCGTCTTGCTCACCTGGATCGCCTCCAATCTGGTTCACGGTCGGATCGGCCGCAGTTGGATGGCGGTGCGCGATATGGACATCGCCGCCGAGCTGATGGGCATCCGCCTGTTGCCGGCGAAGCTTCTGTCCTTTGCCGTCTCGTCCTTCTATTGCGGTGTCGCCGGCGCCTGCATGATGTTCCTGTGGTACGGCGGTGGCGAAGCCAACGACGCCTTCAACATCAATCAAAGCTTCATTATCTTGTTCATGGTCATCATTGGTGGCCTCGGCAGTATCATCGGCTCTTACTTCGGCGCGGCCTTCATCTCGATTTTGCCGACGGCGCTCAAATTCGGCCTGCCGGCCATGGGCATCGCGCTGAGTGGGCCGATCGCCGAGCATTTCAATTATATCATTCTGGGTGTCTTGATCCTTTTCTTCCTGATCGTTGAGCCGCACGGGCTGGCGCGGCTCTGGCAGATCGGGAAGCAGAAGCTGCGCGTCTGGCCGTTCCCGTATTGA
- a CDS encoding helix-turn-helix domain-containing protein, translating into MVKSASRAFAVVELFARVRAPMRLKDVAAGLGHPVSSAAALLKTMTQQGYLSFDTKSRAYMPTARLPRLVNWISYDDFEEGVVAEAIQQLWAQSHEGVVLGTPVGIHLEYVRSLRGASEGVQFSIPLGTRRVLIQTGMGWQYLSLRPLAEAMNIYEQTMAAGALDRALFPVEVFLQRLESHRNLEVTLSRARDLLAPTAHWDGAMASILIDTPPGHRPLALGIPGPTDRLERTLPQISAHLRAAAQNIRVAITAS; encoded by the coding sequence ATGGTCAAGTCCGCGTCGCGCGCGTTTGCCGTGGTCGAGCTGTTCGCCCGCGTGCGCGCGCCCATGCGGCTGAAAGATGTGGCGGCGGGGCTCGGCCATCCGGTCTCCAGCGCCGCGGCTCTGCTCAAGACGATGACCCAGCAGGGCTACCTGTCCTTCGATACGAAGTCGCGCGCCTATATGCCCACGGCCCGGCTGCCGCGCCTGGTCAACTGGATCTCCTATGACGATTTCGAGGAGGGCGTGGTTGCCGAAGCGATACAGCAGTTGTGGGCGCAATCGCATGAAGGTGTGGTGCTGGGAACGCCGGTCGGCATTCATCTGGAATATGTTCGCTCGCTGCGCGGCGCCAGCGAGGGCGTACAGTTCTCCATCCCGCTGGGAACACGCCGCGTGCTGATCCAGACGGGCATGGGCTGGCAGTATCTCAGCCTGCGCCCGCTCGCCGAGGCGATGAATATCTATGAGCAGACGATGGCCGCCGGCGCGCTCGATCGGGCGCTTTTTCCGGTCGAGGTTTTTCTGCAGCGACTTGAGAGCCATCGCAATCTCGAGGTGACGCTCTCGCGGGCCCGCGACCTGTTGGCGCCCACCGCCCATTGGGACGGTGCCATGGCCTCGATCCTGATCGACACGCCGCCCGGCCATCGTCCTCTTGCCCTTGGCATTCCCGGGCCCACCGATCGGCTGGAGCGCACTTTGCCGCAGATCTCGGCCCATCTTCGTGCTGCGGCGCAGAACATTCGTGTTGCTATCACGGCAAGCTAA
- a CDS encoding ABC transporter ATP-binding protein, which yields MNETMEQLQSVIAPTTTPEKLLTIENITLSFGGVRALSDVSFDISKGEIRAIIGPNGAGKTSMLNCINGFYHPQAGRITFKGKTRQRMRPYDAARQGIARTFQNVALFKGMTTLDNILTGRTLKMQRSFFWHLFRHGPALSEEIEHRKYCEEIIDFLEIEHIRKTPVGRLPYGLQKRVELGRALAMQPDLLLLDEPMAGMNLEEKEDMCRFILDVNRHFGMTIALIEHDMGVVMDISDRVVVLEYGHKIADGSPDEVKADQRVIDAYLGVSH from the coding sequence ATGAACGAGACGATGGAGCAGCTTCAATCGGTCATCGCGCCCACGACGACGCCGGAGAAATTGCTGACCATCGAGAATATAACACTGTCGTTTGGCGGGGTGCGCGCGCTCAGCGATGTCTCCTTCGATATCAGCAAGGGCGAAATTCGCGCCATCATCGGCCCCAATGGCGCCGGCAAGACCTCGATGCTCAATTGCATCAACGGTTTCTATCACCCCCAGGCGGGGCGCATTACCTTCAAGGGCAAGACGCGCCAGCGCATGCGCCCCTATGATGCCGCCCGGCAGGGCATTGCCCGGACATTCCAGAACGTCGCGCTGTTCAAAGGCATGACGACGCTCGACAATATTCTGACCGGCCGCACTTTGAAAATGCAGCGCAGCTTCTTCTGGCACCTGTTCCGCCACGGGCCGGCCTTGAGCGAAGAGATCGAGCACCGCAAATATTGCGAGGAGATCATCGACTTTCTCGAGATCGAACATATCCGCAAAACGCCGGTGGGCCGTCTGCCCTACGGCTTGCAGAAACGGGTCGAACTCGGCCGCGCGCTCGCCATGCAGCCCGATCTGCTGCTGCTCGACGAACCCATGGCCGGCATGAATCTGGAAGAGAAGGAGGATATGTGCCGCTTCATTTTGGACGTGAATCGCCATTTCGGCATGACCATCGCCCTGATCGAACATGACATGGGCGTCGTCATGGACATTTCTGATCGCGTCGTCGTTCTCGAATATGGCCACAAGATCGCCGACGGTTCGCCGGATGAAGTCAAGGCGGACCAGCGGGTGATCGATGCTTATCTGGGCGTGTCGCACTGA
- a CDS encoding NAD(P)-dependent oxidoreductase, giving the protein MTRVAVTTPYFDFYPHLVEEMKQKYPGVKFRSDRKPLNENGLIEYLQGYDAAIIGLDRFTDKVCAALPELKVISLMSAGADHIDPVILKKYGKRMWWAAGINRISVSELAVSYMVMTLRRVHYFSSILRKGDWKGPIGFGADLRGHTVGVHGCGHIGKEVVKLLQPYGVKILASDRVDISDFCKEWNVENVSAEELWARSDVVTIHLSRNAQTIGMYSAAVLDKMKKGAVLINCARGGMVDEVALKERLENGQISGAAFDVFAIEPANGNPLLDVPNFFASPHIGATTRDSWEAMLRSGIRGLEDARIWEPGTYPFD; this is encoded by the coding sequence ATGACCCGCGTTGCAGTGACCACGCCCTATTTTGATTTCTATCCGCATCTCGTTGAAGAGATGAAACAGAAATACCCCGGCGTGAAATTCCGTTCCGATCGCAAACCGCTCAACGAGAACGGCCTGATCGAATATCTGCAAGGCTATGACGCGGCAATCATCGGCCTCGATCGCTTCACCGATAAGGTCTGCGCCGCTCTGCCGGAGCTGAAAGTGATCTCGCTGATGTCGGCTGGCGCCGATCATATCGATCCGGTGATCTTGAAGAAATACGGCAAGAGAATGTGGTGGGCTGCCGGCATCAACCGCATCTCCGTTTCTGAACTCGCCGTCAGCTATATGGTGATGACGCTGCGGCGCGTGCATTACTTCTCGTCGATCCTGCGCAAGGGCGACTGGAAGGGGCCGATCGGCTTTGGTGCCGATCTGCGCGGCCACACCGTCGGCGTGCATGGTTGCGGCCATATCGGCAAGGAAGTGGTGAAACTGCTGCAGCCCTATGGCGTCAAAATTCTCGCCTCCGATCGCGTCGATATCTCCGATTTCTGCAAGGAGTGGAATGTCGAGAACGTCAGCGCCGAGGAACTCTGGGCGCGCTCCGACGTGGTGACGATCCATCTGTCGCGCAACGCCCAGACCATCGGCATGTATTCGGCTGCGGTCCTCGACAAGATGAAGAAGGGCGCCGTGCTCATCAACTGTGCACGCGGCGGCATGGTCGATGAGGTGGCTTTGAAGGAGCGATTGGAAAACGGCCAGATTTCCGGCGCCGCTTTCGACGTCTTCGCCATCGAACCGGCCAATGGCAACCCCTTGCTCGACGTGCCGAATTTCTTCGCCTCCCCGCATATCGGCGCCACCACCCGCGATTCCTGGGAAGCCATGCTGCGCTCCGGCATCAGGGGGCTTGAGGATGCCCGGATCTGGGAGCCAGGCACCTATCCGTTCGACTAG
- a CDS encoding ABC transporter ATP-binding protein: MTDETQTDAVLAVNNIEVIYDHVILVLKGVSLVVPRGGIVALLGANGAGKTTTLKAISNLLRAERGEVTKGSIEFDGARVDRLSASELVRRGCIQVMEGRHCFGHLTIEENLLTGAFTRRDGRAAIARDLEAIYEYFPRLRQRRTSMAGYTSGGEQQMCAIGRAMMSRPKMILLDEPSMGLAPQIVEEIFEIVKSLNSKEGVSFLLAEQNTSIALRYASWGYILENGRVVLDGDAQHLRDNEDVKEFYLGISGAGRKSFRDVKHYKRRKRWLA; this comes from the coding sequence GTGACAGACGAGACCCAAACGGATGCCGTTCTGGCGGTGAACAATATCGAGGTCATCTACGACCACGTCATTCTCGTGCTGAAAGGGGTCTCTTTGGTCGTGCCGCGCGGTGGCATCGTCGCGCTGCTGGGCGCCAATGGCGCCGGCAAGACGACGACGCTCAAGGCCATCTCCAATCTGCTGCGCGCCGAACGCGGCGAAGTCACAAAAGGGTCAATAGAGTTCGACGGTGCGCGGGTCGATCGCCTGTCGGCCAGCGAACTGGTGCGGCGCGGCTGCATCCAGGTGATGGAAGGGCGGCATTGCTTTGGCCATCTCACTATTGAGGAAAATCTGCTTACCGGCGCTTTCACCCGCCGTGACGGCCGCGCGGCGATCGCCCGCGATCTTGAAGCAATTTACGAATATTTTCCGCGTCTCCGGCAGCGCCGCACCTCCATGGCTGGCTATACGTCGGGCGGTGAACAGCAGATGTGCGCCATCGGCCGCGCGATGATGTCGCGACCGAAGATGATCCTGCTTGATGAGCCGTCCATGGGCCTGGCGCCGCAGATCGTCGAGGAGATCTTTGAAATTGTAAAAAGTCTCAATTCCAAGGAAGGCGTCTCGTTTCTTCTGGCGGAACAGAACACCAGTATCGCACTACGCTATGCCAGCTGGGGCTATATTCTTGAAAATGGCCGCGTTGTTCTTGACGGCGATGCGCAACATCTGCGTGACAATGAAGATGTCAAGGAATTCTATCTCGGAATCTCCGGCGCCGGGCGCAAGAGTTTCCGAGACGTCAAGCATTACAAACGCCGTAAACGCTGGCTTGCATGA
- a CDS encoding AMP-binding protein, producing MTASTAGARSAPEADTFPKLLRRNARVRGTRPAMRLKDRGIWQTWDWAAVYDNVLLLAHGLKGLGVNRGDKVAIVGANRPRLYWAICAAQALGAVPVPVYADAVASELAHVLDNADIVAAVVQDQEQVDKLIEQSQHLPQLRHIVYDEDRGLRDYDHTRLHALSALLEKAQTDFDRDATIRAAIEDEIDKTSGADISIMLYTSGTTGRSKGVMLSGMGSIAAATDTATFDHLTDRDETLAYLPLAWVGDHYLNYAQSFVSGFCMACPENAETAQQDSREIGPTFYFAPPRVFESLLTRVMIRMEDAGSLKRGLFHHFIGVARRWGEKILNGEKVPLLARLHYGLGEVLIYGPLKNVLGFSRIRVAYTAGEAIGSDLFSFYRSLGLNLKQLYGQTEAFLYVTCQKDGDIRADSVGPPAPNVAIRIADTGEVQFRSPGMFVAYYKEAAKTAETMTEDGYVKTGDAGIFDPDGHLRIIDRAADVGKLVDGSLFAPKYIENKLKFFPNIKEAVAFGHGCDFATVMLNIDLTAVGNWAERNNISYGSYQELAGHKQVSDMIAGHVASVNEALAKEPIMAGAQIRRFLILHKELDADDGELTRTQKVRRSFIAERYAPLIKALYDGSEEADISTEVTFEDGRKGTISARVAIRDAAIVPASPPAKRRAA from the coding sequence GTGACCGCGTCGACCGCCGGTGCGCGATCCGCACCTGAGGCTGATACATTTCCAAAACTCCTGCGCCGCAATGCACGGGTGCGCGGCACGCGGCCGGCCATGCGTCTCAAGGATCGTGGCATCTGGCAGACCTGGGACTGGGCCGCCGTCTACGACAATGTGCTGCTGCTGGCCCATGGATTGAAGGGGCTTGGCGTCAATCGTGGTGACAAGGTCGCCATCGTCGGAGCCAACCGTCCCCGTCTCTATTGGGCAATCTGCGCGGCGCAGGCGCTTGGCGCCGTTCCCGTGCCGGTTTATGCCGATGCGGTGGCGAGCGAACTCGCCCATGTGCTCGACAATGCCGATATCGTCGCCGCCGTCGTACAGGACCAGGAGCAGGTCGATAAGCTGATCGAGCAGAGCCAGCATCTGCCGCAGCTGCGCCACATCGTCTATGACGAGGATCGCGGCCTGCGTGACTACGATCATACGCGGCTGCATGCGCTGAGCGCGCTGCTGGAAAAGGCGCAGACGGATTTCGATCGCGATGCGACGATCCGTGCCGCGATCGAGGACGAGATCGACAAGACCTCCGGCGCCGATATTTCGATCATGCTCTATACGTCGGGTACCACCGGCCGCTCCAAAGGCGTGATGCTGAGCGGCATGGGATCGATCGCCGCGGCCACGGACACGGCCACCTTCGATCATTTGACCGATCGCGACGAAACCCTGGCCTATCTGCCGCTGGCCTGGGTTGGCGATCACTATCTCAATTATGCGCAGTCCTTTGTCTCCGGCTTCTGCATGGCCTGTCCAGAAAACGCCGAGACGGCGCAGCAGGATTCCCGCGAGATTGGGCCGACCTTCTATTTCGCGCCGCCGCGCGTGTTCGAATCCCTGCTCACCAGGGTGATGATCCGCATGGAGGATGCGGGCAGCCTCAAGCGCGGGCTCTTCCATCATTTCATTGGTGTAGCGCGTCGTTGGGGCGAGAAGATTCTCAACGGCGAAAAGGTTCCGCTCCTGGCGCGCCTGCATTATGGGCTCGGCGAAGTGCTGATCTACGGACCGCTGAAGAACGTGCTCGGCTTCTCGCGCATTCGCGTCGCCTATACGGCGGGTGAGGCCATCGGCTCCGATCTGTTTTCCTTCTATCGCTCGCTTGGCCTCAATTTGAAGCAGCTCTATGGCCAGACGGAAGCTTTCCTTTACGTCACCTGCCAGAAGGATGGCGACATTCGCGCCGACAGTGTTGGCCCGCCGGCGCCCAATGTCGCCATTCGCATTGCTGACACGGGCGAAGTGCAGTTCCGCTCGCCGGGCATGTTCGTCGCTTATTACAAAGAGGCTGCCAAGACCGCCGAAACCATGACGGAAGACGGCTATGTCAAAACGGGCGACGCCGGCATTTTCGATCCCGACGGCCATCTGCGCATCATCGATCGCGCCGCCGATGTCGGCAAGCTGGTCGATGGCTCGCTGTTCGCGCCGAAATATATCGAGAACAAGCTCAAGTTCTTTCCCAATATCAAGGAGGCCGTCGCCTTCGGCCATGGCTGCGACTTCGCCACCGTTATGCTCAACATCGATCTGACGGCCGTCGGCAATTGGGCTGAGCGCAATAACATTTCCTACGGTTCCTACCAGGAACTGGCTGGCCACAAACAGGTCTCGGATATGATCGCCGGCCATGTCGCCAGCGTGAACGAAGCCCTGGCGAAAGAGCCGATCATGGCAGGCGCGCAAATCCGCCGCTTCCTCATTCTGCATAAGGAGCTTGATGCCGACGATGGCGAGCTGACGCGGACACAGAAGGTGCGTCGCAGCTTCATCGCCGAGCGCTACGCGCCCCTGATCAAGGCCCTCTACGACGGATCGGAGGAAGCCGATATTTCCACCGAAGTCACCTTTGAGGATGGACGCAAGGGCACGATCTCGGCGCGCGTCGCCATTCGTGATGCCGCCATCGTGCCGGCGTCGCCTCCAGCGAAGCGACGGGCCGCATGA
- a CDS encoding ABC transporter substrate-binding protein: protein MKKSALALGLVGGVLMGVPAYERASAQDSVYVPLFTYRTGPFAGSGTPIADGMRDYLEMLNQRDGGIGGVKILIEECETGYDTKKGVECYEAVKDKKPVMTNPYSTGITLQLIPRASVDKIPMLSMAYGLSASADGSVFPWIFNPPATYWDGASVMVTYMAQQLGGFDKLKGKKLGLIHLDAPFGKEPIPLLENLAKEYGFELKLYPIAAADMQNQSGTWLAIRRDRPDFIYNQGFGAMNPTTVKEAIRNNYPVGKMVGVWWAGGDDDARGGGAEAKGYKALSFNQTGIDYPIMQDIIKHVFDKKLSKVENRNRIGEALYNRGVYNSVLIAEAIRTAQQITGKKVVDGTDVRRGLESLNITEARLKELGMEGFAAPVRVTCADHNGHNKAFVAEWDGAKYVKASDWISPIKDKVRPLIESAAKEYASSNTGWPKRAETCDSPS from the coding sequence ATGAAGAAATCAGCATTGGCATTGGGTCTCGTGGGCGGTGTCCTGATGGGGGTGCCCGCATATGAACGGGCATCCGCGCAGGACTCGGTCTATGTGCCGCTGTTCACCTATCGCACCGGTCCCTTCGCCGGGTCCGGCACTCCCATTGCCGACGGCATGCGCGATTATCTGGAGATGTTGAACCAGCGCGACGGCGGCATTGGTGGCGTCAAAATTCTCATCGAGGAATGTGAAACCGGCTACGACACCAAAAAAGGTGTCGAATGCTACGAGGCGGTGAAGGACAAGAAGCCGGTGATGACGAACCCGTATTCGACGGGCATCACCCTGCAGCTCATCCCGCGCGCCTCGGTCGACAAGATCCCCATGCTGTCCATGGCCTATGGTCTGTCTGCTTCCGCTGACGGGTCGGTCTTTCCGTGGATCTTCAATCCGCCCGCCACCTATTGGGATGGCGCCTCGGTCATGGTGACCTATATGGCGCAGCAATTGGGCGGCTTCGACAAGCTGAAGGGCAAGAAGCTCGGCCTCATTCACCTCGACGCGCCCTTTGGCAAGGAACCGATCCCGCTGCTCGAAAACCTCGCCAAGGAATATGGCTTCGAACTGAAGCTCTATCCCATTGCCGCCGCCGACATGCAGAATCAAAGCGGCACCTGGTTGGCGATCCGCCGCGACCGGCCTGATTTCATCTACAATCAGGGCTTCGGCGCCATGAACCCGACGACGGTGAAGGAGGCAATCCGCAACAACTATCCCGTCGGCAAGATGGTCGGCGTGTGGTGGGCCGGTGGTGACGACGATGCCCGTGGCGGCGGCGCCGAAGCCAAGGGTTATAAGGCCCTGAGCTTCAATCAGACCGGCATCGACTATCCGATCATGCAGGACATCATCAAACATGTCTTCGACAAAAAGCTGTCGAAGGTGGAGAACCGCAATCGTATCGGTGAGGCTCTTTACAATCGTGGTGTCTATAACTCCGTGCTCATAGCCGAAGCGATCCGCACTGCTCAGCAAATTACGGGCAAGAAAGTGGTGGATGGCACCGATGTGCGCCGCGGCCTGGAAAGCCTCAACATCACCGAGGCTCGCCTGAAAGAGCTTGGCATGGAGGGCTTTGCCGCGCCTGTACGCGTCACCTGCGCCGATCACAACGGCCATAACAAGGCCTTTGTGGCAGAATGGGATGGCGCAAAATATGTGAAGGCGTCGGACTGGATATCACCGATCAAGGATAAAGTGCGCCCGCTGATCGAAAGCGCCGCGAAAGAATATGCCTCGAGCAATACAGGTTGGCCGAAGCGGGCGGAGACTTGCGACAGCCCGAGCTGA